The Rhea pennata isolate bPtePen1 chromosome 7, bPtePen1.pri, whole genome shotgun sequence genome contains a region encoding:
- the LOC134142756 gene encoding pulmonary surfactant-associated protein A-like — MLSPQLFHKIFGAAFFLLACCAQDFPSLAGNGMEDIILQLDYQISRLEGVLRLEGKITESGGKIFATSGKTADFYTTVQKCEEAGGSIATPRNQGENAAIQFFVKQFKKYAYLGIKESLLPGKFCSLSGAELNYTNWYSNEPSGKGEEECVEMYTDGTWNDKKCQQNRLTVCQF; from the exons ATGCTGTCACCACAGCTCTTCCACAAGATCTTTGGAGCGGCGTTTTTCTTGCTCGCCTGCTGTGCTCAAG atttccCATCACTTGCTGGTAATGGAATGGAAGACATTATCCTTCAATTAGACTATCAAATTTCCAGACTTGAAGGAG TCCTCCGTTTGGAAGGAAAGATAACAGaatctggaggaaaaatatttgctaccAGTGGGAAAACTGCTGACTTCTATACTACCGTGCAAAAATGCGAAGAGGCTGGGGGGTCCATCGCCACCCCGCGGAACCAGGGCGAGAACGCCGCCATCCAGTTCTTCGTGAAACAGTTCAAGAAGTACGCCTACCTGGGGATAAAGGAGTCTCTACTGCCAGGCAAATTCTGTTCCCTCAGCGGTGCCGAACTGAATTACACAAACTGGTATTCAAATGAACCTTCTGGCAAAGGGGAAGAGGAGTGTGTGGAGATGTACACCGACGGCACTTGGAACGACAAGAAGTGCCAACAGAATCGCCTTACTGTCTGCCAGTTTTAG